In Deltaproteobacteria bacterium, the genomic window ACAAGATTGGTTTATTCGCCCAAATCTCGTCACTGATGTCACCTACGAGAAGCAGGTGGCGATCCCACATTTCGCCAAATGGCTTGGCGATACGCGAAGTAACTTCCTCGTCGTGCTCGGTGACCTCGGCACTGGCAAAAGTACATTGGCCGGTTTTCTGGCTTACAATCTCGCGCGGAGTTTTCGTGATGATCCGTTGCGCCATCCGGCACCGGTGCTGATTCCCCTCAAAGAAGTGCGCAAGGAAGTCTCGCTGTCAGGCATCATCGTCAAGCACTTCGCTGATCGTAACCTGTCGCTGGCTTTTCCGCGCTTTGAACATTTGGTGCACTTAGGCAAGATTATTCTTTTCTTCGATGCCTTTGATGAAATGGCTGATCGCGTACGTTGGGAAGTCACACGTAGTAACTTTCATGAACTGCGGCGGGCAGCGGAACAGAGTGGCAAAGTCATCCTCACCTGCCGTACCCATTACTTCAAAGATCGCAATGAACAAGTCAGGTTGATCGACCGAGGTCCACGTTTGTCACAGGTCGAGACCGACCTCTATCGCGAGTTGAAGCAACAGTCCGGAGCTGAGGTCGTTTACTTACAAGAGTTCGACGACACGCAAATCCAGGAGTATCTACGTAAGGCGCGAGCGCAAACTTTCAAGGACGACTGGCAGACAATTCAAAAGATTCACAACCTGCAGGAATTAGCACATCGACCTTTGCTGCTCGATATGATCGTCAAATCACTGCCTAAACTGGTGGACGACCAGAGGATCAATGCAGCAAACCTCTACACCGTTTACACCAACTTCTGGGTAGACCGTGAGGAAACCAAAGGACGGATTCTCGACAAGACCCTCAAGCTGCAGTTAATGCTCGAACTGGCCTGGCGTATGTGGCACGAGGAGAAGGATAGTATCCACTACAAAGAGCTGGTGCCGTTCGTGGAGAAACTCGCTGCCAACAAAAGCATCGACTTTGGTGTTGAGGAGGTCGAAGACATCGCCCGTGAGATGCAGGCTGCGACCTTCCTCAAGCGTGACGACAATGGCAACTTCTCGTTTGTTCATCGCTCGTTCATGGAGTTTTTCCTCGCTCGCAAAATTCTCGACGACCTATCCCGTCGCCAGACCCAGGTACTCAATACTCGTCGCTTTGATCGTAAAGTCATCTACTTCCTGACCTTGTTAGACGAGCGGCAAACGACAGTTGCACCGCTGCAAACTATTTTGACCACGAGCTACACCCTAAATTTGTCAGAGAACGCGTTGCAAATTCTCTATTGGAGCGGACGCATCAGTTGTGGAATGGAAGAGAAAATTGATAACGTAGAGACTTTGCAAAATATATTTGCGCAACGAATTCCTGCCTGTTTAGAACTTACCGGTGCCAAGTTACAAGAAATCGTCCTTGAGGGCGCCGATTTACTTGACAGTAATCTTAATGGCGCTGACCTGACCAAAGCCAACTTGAACCAGACTCTCATCATAGGTACACATTGTCAGCATGCGATTCTTCAGGACGCACGACTTGAAAGAGCAGTAATTGAGCATGTAGACTTCCGTCACGGACAATTAAGGGGAATCTCCCTTACTGGCTCGCAGTTGACTAATTGTGACTTCACTGATGCAACGATTAACTCAGCAAGCATTACCTCAGCACAGATCGAGAAATGCGTAGGTCTCGCCTCACGTAACACTTTTTCACACAACACGGTTCAGCCAGTTGTCCAACGTCATCATGCACTTTCAGTCACAACGATAGCATACAGTCCGGGCTGTGAGCTTCTAGCTGCTGCTAGTAACGACGGTATCATTCGCCTTTACCGCACTAGCGATTACCAACTGCTACATGCTCTCCAAGGCCATCAGAACTCGATACAGGCCATCACCTTTACTCCTGATGGACAAACCCTGGCCTCCGCCAGTGACGACACTACCATACGACTGTGGGAAGTCAGTAGCGGCAAGGAACTTTGTATCCTCCAAGGCCATCAGAACTCGGTACAGGCCATCACCTTTACTCCTGATGGACAAACCCTGGCCTCCGCCAGTGACGACACTACCATACGACTGTGGGCCGTTAGTAGCGGCAAGGAACTTTGTATCCTCCAAGGCCATCAGCATCCTGTATCGTCAGTTGCTTTTGCCTCCGACGGGCAAATCTTAGCCTCCGCTGGTGCTGACAAAAGTATCTGTTTGTGGACAGTCCGTACCAGCCAAGTCCTCCACATCCTCAAGGGGCATCAAAACTCGGTAACATCAGTCGCTTTTGCCCCTGATGGACAAACCCTGGCCTCTGCTAGTGATGACGCGAGTATACGATTGTGGGCTGTGAGTACTGGGAAAGAACTGCGTATCCTGCGAGGTCACCAGGACTCAGTACGATCGATTGCTTTTGCCCCTGATGGACAAACCCTGGCCTCTGCTAGTGATGACGCGAGTATACGATTGTGGGCTGTGAGCACTGGGAAAGAACTGCGTATCCTGCGAGGTCACCAGGATTCAGTACGATCGATTGCTTTTGCCCCCGATGGACAAACCCTGGCCTCTGCCAGTGCCGATTACAGTGTCCGTCTCTGGGCCGTGAACACCGATGAGGAATCCCGTATTCTCCAGGGCCATCAAGACTCGATACGGTCGGTTGTTTTTGCTCCCGATGGACAAACCTTAGCTTCTGCTAGTGCCGATACCAGCGTACGACTGTGGGCCGTTAGTAGCGGCAAGGAACTCTACGTCCTCCAAGGTCACCGAAATATAGTATGGTCGATTGCTTTTGCTTCTGACGGTCTCATTCTCGCGTCAAGTGGTGATGACTATAGCGTACGTCTGTGGGCAGTTAACACAGGCCAAGAACTGCGGGTACTTCAAGGCCATAAAAACTGGGTACGGTCAGTCGCTTTTACTCCCATTGGGCAGACCTTAGCCTCGGGTAGTAGCGACCACAGCGTGCGCCTGTGGACGGTAGAGAATGGCAAGAGTGAAGCAGTGTTAGCAGGACATCTGGGACCCGTGTATTCTGTACAGTTTGCCCCCAATGGCAAATACCTGGTCGCCGCTGGTGCAGCTGGTCGTTTGCAATTTTGGGATGTCACTTCGTGTGCAACGTTTCTCTATCGTTACAGTTTCGGACCTGGAGCATGGTTGGATTTATTGCCCGATGGTCGGTTCGACGCCAGCCCGGAAGGGATGCGGTATCTGCGCTACACGGAGGACGAGACTCTCAACTCTTACGCCGCAGAGGATTTGGTCAAGGAGTTTTATCGACCTAAAGAGGTGGAAGCGGAGATTGAGCGGTATACGAAGTAGGGCAAAGTCTAAAGTTCAAAGTCCAAAGTTCGCGGAACTTCTGCGGGAGAGGGCAGCAATTACGGCTGGCTTTCCCGGCAATAGCACTCAGCGTGATGGCATCTCCCCCATCGCTGTGTACGCATCGCGCAAAATCGGGGCGCTTTGACGATACGGTGCGCCAGAAGATTCGCGACGGGCGAGTTCTGCTAAACCGAAGTCAAAGCCACACCGCGTCTGTACCGCAGCAATGCGTTCGCGAATCTCTGGCAATCCCAACCGCTCAGATTCACTACCAACCACGACCACATTGCCACCAACTAAACGAAACGCCGTGGTCGAACGAAACGACATGGCGAAGGTTTTGCGGAGCGAATCATAAATCGCCGTCGATGCATGGAGATTAGTTGCCACAATCCCATCAGGAGCGAGGTTTGCTCGACACTCGGCAAAGAACTCGCGCGTACACAAGTGTACAGGAATGCCGCTGACCTGAAAGGCATCAAGAAGAATGATGTCATATGGCGCTTCGGTGGGAAAGCCACGCAGGTAATCGCGTCCGTCTTTGATGACCAGGTGTTGGCGCTCGTCGGTCTGCCAGGCGAAGAAACGTTGCGCGACGTCAACCACCTCGGGATCTAGCTCGACGGTATAGAGCTGCACCTGTTCAAGATAGTGATGCAGCACCATCTGCAAGCGGCCACCACCAAGGCCGAGCAACAACACGCGCTGTGGCTGTGGTTGCCAGGCCAGAGCTAACAGCATCGCTTGCGTGTAATCCGACAGCAGTGCAAGAGGATTCTCTGGATCAAGGCGCGACTCGACTTCTTCGGTGCGATGCCGGTCATGTCGATAGCAGAGGAGCAGTTGATCTGAGGTCTTACGAACGACGATGTGGTTATATTGCGACTTGCGCTCGAAGATGAGGCCGGTCGGAAGCCGCTTGAGCGCAGCTAAGCGATGATTGATCGCAGTCAGGTTGTGTTGTTGCCACGCAGTTTGCATATCAGGGAAAGGCGCAGGGGAAAGACGGCGAAAGGGGAAAAGGAGGTATTCTCCTTGCTCTTCCGTTTCCTCTGTTCTCCGTTTCGCCACTTCCCTCGTTGCTAACGTGACTGGGCACCAATCGCCAGCTTATTCATGCCCTCGTTACGAGCAATGTCCATGACCTCGACCACACGGCCATGCTGGACTTCCTTGTCGGCTCGTACGACCAGGGTCACTTCTGCGCCCTGGGTTTTTTCTTCTTGTAAACGCGTTTTGAGCTGCTCGGCAGTCATAGGAGTCTCATTCAAAAAGAGGCCACCGTCTTTGGTGAGGTTCACCGACAAACTTTTCTTTTCTACCAACGGAGCGGCAGAAGTCGCTTTGGGAAGACTGACATCGACCTGACCCTCATTTGATTTATTGAATGTCGCCAGAAAACTAAATGTGATAAAGAAGAAGATGAACATGTTCATAATGATGTCGGTGATCGCCACCGACTCCATGCTGAGCATGGCCTTCCGGTGCTGCTTAAAGCGCATGGCGGACTGGCTCCTTGACGTTCGTTTCGGCGATGAGGTCGACAAATTCTTCGGTATGTTCTTCGGTCAATCGTGTCAGATTGGCGATCTTGCCGGTCAAGTGATTGTAGATCAGGTAATACGGGATCGCGACCATCAACCCCGCAGCAGTGGTGATCATCGCTTCGTAAATACCACCAGCCAAGACGTTGATAGTAATGCGATCACCAATCGTCTCCCAGTTCATGAAGGCTTTGATCAGACCAATAATCGTCCCGAGAAAACCGATCATGGGAGCGACGCCAATAATCGAGGCGAGGGCGCTCATGTACGATTCCAATTCGGCAATGACATCGCCAC contains:
- a CDS encoding biopolymer transporter ExbD; the encoded protein is MRFKQHRKAMLSMESVAITDIIMNMFIFFFITFSFLATFNKSNEGQVDVSLPKATSAAPLVEKKSLSVNLTKDGGLFLNETPMTAEQLKTRLQEEKTQGAEVTLVVRADKEVQHGRVVEVMDIARNEGMNKLAIGAQSR
- a CDS encoding MotA/TolQ/ExbB proton channel family protein, which produces MSTEPISGGLWFFIAKGGLLMIPLIILSIVALTIALAKFWELWRFRTRLNKLTKRLYAFVQDGNISGALQTSREDETALGRVFESAVIHRAQERGDVTRRLERLGGDVIAELESYMSALASIIGVAPMIGFLGTIIGLIKAFMNWETIGDRITINVLAGGIYEAMITTAAGLMVAIPYYLIYNHLTGKIANLTRLTEEHTEEFVDLIAETNVKEPVRHAL